From one Lolium rigidum isolate FL_2022 chromosome 4, APGP_CSIRO_Lrig_0.1, whole genome shotgun sequence genomic stretch:
- the LOC124649423 gene encoding metallothionein-like protein 2C, translating into MSCCSGKCGCGAGCQCGSGCGGCKMFPDVEATAGAAVMVMPTAAHKATSGGFEMAGEAGGCDCTTCKCGTACGCSCCSCK; encoded by the exons ATGTCTTGCTGCAGCGGCAAGTGCGGGTGCGGCGCCGGCTGCCAGTGCGGCAGCGGCTGCGGTGG CTGCAAGATGTTCCCCGACGTTGAGGctaccgccggcgccgccgtcatGGTCATGCCCACCGCCGCCCACAAGGCCACCTCCGGCGGGTTCGAGATGGCCGGGGAGGCCGGCGGCTGCGACTGCACCACCTGCAAGTGCGGCACCGCCTGCGGCTGCTCCTGCTGCAGC